The Populus alba chromosome 6, ASM523922v2, whole genome shotgun sequence genomic interval TGAGAGAGTTTCCtctatgatttgattttaatcattttttataaattaaattttatttaaaatttaaattaatatccttaaaataatttcaaacacatgaattaatttaaatatagaaattgaattcaattatgaaATTCCAAAATGCATGTaaagattttacaaaaaatatttttttaagggtgTAGCTTAattggttagattttaaatttatttttttaaaaattattaatttaaatgttctaaattttagaactatttaaaaacatataggattattaattttagaattttaaaatattaaagaagatATACATAGATAGCTTAcggttaaaataaataaataaaattagaaagccAAATGTTTGCGAAAATCTTTGATGGGCACAGCCGAAGTTATCAACACTTTGTTACGAAGGGTAATTTTTGGTAATTTTGCCAAGTGAAAtcgagggggagagagagaggggggaatTCCCATCACCCACGCCAAAAGGTGGTGGAAAAAAGTTCTTTTTGTACACACTgcgatgatggtgatgatgatgccTGCGTTCTttaacagcagcagcaacaccAACAAGACCAACACTAACGCAAACAGCAACATTAACATTTTTcaattcctctctctctcacacactcgctttctttttcttcttcatcagtTCACTCATAACAAAACATAACATAACCCAACCATGACCAATCTCTACTCACCTGTCTATCACATCCCATGCAATCATAGTGACAACCCatgatataaaattagaaaacaagaacccaaaaagaaaactaaacaagGTTATGGATAGCAAGTGTGGTTGCTGGGCTGTCTTAAAACGTGGAGTTAGAGGTTCTTGCAAGTCCTCTGCCTCTAGAGATTCTGCTAACGCTATCCCTCGTACTAGTCTTGTTTACGATGCAGGTGCGTCTAATtatattgtagtttttttcatctcttttgTGATTTTGAGCTCAAATTGTTGATTCTAGTTGTGTATCAAGGTGTTCCATGCTTATTTGCCTAAGGGTCTCCTCTGTTTTTATTGTATGATATTGTTTTGCTATGCTATTTAAGTGTTGAAAGTTGGcttctttttgttaaagttttgaaatttgagcTTAAGACAATCTCATCTGTCTCTCTTGTATCTTGTCAAGGTTGGTAAACTTGACATTAAGAGAACAGATCTCAAGATGGGGCTGTGTTGATTCTTTTACAAAGATCAACTTCTTGATTTGCAGGAACTGGGAAATGCAAGTTCTATTTCAGTTTACAAGGTTATCATGGTAATAGAAAACCTGACCAAAAAATATCATCCTTTTCAAGTCACAAAACAGAATTGATTGCTGATCCAACTTGCCTACTGGTGCTGAATTTGAGTTTCTCTTTCTTTGCTCAAGATGAACTTTGTGTTTCAATTGGTAATAAAGTATGTAACTTGTGGATGAAAGAGGGGTCTCACTTGATTCTGTTGATGCAGCTACTGAAACAAGATACCTAAATGCAAGCAATCGAGAGTTATGTGCTCATAATGAAGCACAACTATCTTCTGATAATCCCGATCCACAAGATAAGAAATCTCCATGCCAGTTGCTGCAGTTTACCTTTCAAGAACTAAAATCAGCAACGGGGAATTTTAGGCCTGATAGCATTCTTGGAGAGGGCGGATTTGGATATGTGTTTAAAGGATGGATAGAGGAAAATGGAACAGCACCAGCAAAACCTGGGTCGGGAATCACAGTCGCGGTGAAGAGCTTAAAGCCAGATGGTCTTCAAGGCCATAGAGAATGGGTGGTTAGTAGAATAACTGCTTTTCTTGGGTTAGTAGATTGATGTCAAAAGTGATGGCTGGATGGAGGATTAGAAGTAAGAGTGTGACATTATGATAATTTACCTTATTGCAGGCTGAAGTTGATTTTCTTGGACAGCTTCACCATCCTAATCTCGTTAAGCTTATTGGTTACTGCATCGAGGATGATCAACGGCTTCTTGTTTATGAATTTATGACGCGAGGGAGTCTTGAAAATCATCTTTTTAGAagtaagttttaacaattttgttgccttttctttgttcttttgttgCTATTGAAGATTCATATTTCTATTTGAGAAGCTTCCTACTAAATGACTACTAGATTTACATATTTTTTCACCACTTGATACAAGGAGAATTGTTCTCTTCTTTGAAATTCAATTCTCCTTGTTCTTTCTGCCATTTTTCTCTCCTCATTATTGTGGCTAAACTAGCTAATAATGTCGAGaaaattttccattttctttttttccccttaggACCGTGTACCTTCTaggtttcttcttctattcttaGTGATGAAAGGTTGCTTCtgtatctttttatttgattgagtTTATTGTCGCAGTtttcatcagtttttttttttttgtcatggaaATTGGGAAAGATACACAAGAGACAAAGCTGGTCTAAATTACTCCCCTAGtgagcttcatgatttattgAATCAACAGGCAAAGAGTGAGCTGAGAATGTGGACTAGCTACTAGCCAGCTATATCAAATTGTTTGAATTTCTTTGAAACTGAAGCTATCAATGCTCTGAAgattttcaatgttttattttttattatttttatttttttatcatgcttgTACATTTTCTAGTTGTATGAAGGCAAATTCTGATGCTGATATAACTTTCGAAGGGACAATACCTCTTCCATGGTCCAGCAGGATTAAGATTGCACTTGGGGCAGCAAAAGGATTGGCCTTTCTCCATGGTGGCCCTGAACCAGTTATTTACAGAGATTTTAAGACGTCAAACATTTTGCTTGACTCGGTATGTGGTGACTCGTATCAATGAATGATAGTGTCAAATCTTTTGCTTGATTGAAGTCTTAACAAGGAAAATTCTTTTACAGGAATATAATGCTAAGCTTTCAGATTTTGGTCTAGCAAAAGCTGGGCCTCAAGGGGACAAAACTCATGTTTCTACAAGGGTTGTTGGGACATATGGCTATGCTGCTCCAGAGTATGTGATGACAGGTATGGAAGTTGTAATAGATAGGTAGGAGTAAACTCCTTTGACATTATCACCTGCTGGTCCTGCATTTCATGAGGAAACTGTAATCAActagaaaaacaagttttactTTCTATAGAAAAGAGGAATAGCGTCAACTAAAGAGTAACCCTTTTGTTCAAGCATCTACATTTCTATTTTAAACCTGAAGTGAATCATCCAATTTGGGGTTTAAATACAGTACCTGATAGTACATGTTGATCTGACTATAACAAACACTCGCATTGACTTCTACTAGAAACCAACCTAGACTCTCATTTCATCCAGTTTAGCTGCTATGAAATACGTTTCAAGACTGGGATCCAGAGCCTGTCCTTGATGGGGATCTAACAAAACTGCAAATTTGGCTCCTCCTTTTACAGGACACTTGACATCTAAGAGTGATGTTTACAGCTTTGGAGTTGTGCTGCTTGAGATTTTGACAGGCAGAAGATCAATGGACAAGAAACGACCTAGTGGTGAGCAGAATCTAGTTGCATGGGCACGACCTTATTTAGCTGACAAGAGAAAGATGTACCAGCTAGTGGATCCCAGGTTGGAGCTGAATTACTCCCTTAAAGCGGTCCAGAAAGTTTCTCAATTGGCTTACAACTGCCTCAGTAGGGATTCAAAGTCCCGTCCTACAATGGATGAAATTGTGAAAGTTCTCACTCCATTGCAAGATCTAAACGACCTTGCCATTTTATCTTACCACTCTCGTTTGTCTCAACAAGGGAAGCGCAAGAAGAAAAGTGAAGGAGCGCAGCAGCACACAAATGTATCTTCCAAAAGCATCAGAGATTCTCCCTTGAATACTGGCAAGCAGCGTTATAGATAAGGGCAATCGATTCAATCTCCTTGATTGATTCAAgtatcaagaaaaacaaaggtTGGTATTCTGCCTTTGTATTCGTTGGCTATTCTGAAGGGAATATTTCAAGCTTGTTTTATGACATTTGGGTGTTCTAAGATTTTCTGGATCCAGAAAAACATCTGAAGAAGAAAGGTAAATCAGCTTCTATGAAAACTTACACTAGAGAGCTAACCATCAATTCAGACCTTGCCTGTGATTTGCTGTTATTGTAATTGAGATATAGCTTGTAATTAGATGAAACCTTCCATTTCTAAGATTGCTACATGTTGCTATCTGAATGTCAATTGCTTTGGGGTTTTGGAGTTGCATTTTGTCTTCGTCCTGAGTATGTCACTACTGTATCTTTCATTGATACAGAATTCATCTCGCAAAACCGAAATTTCAATCCCAGCCAGGTTTAGACCTTGCATCAGTTGAGAACCGCAAAAGACCTTTGTATTGAATAACATTCTGCACTTCCAAAATGAAAGTTAAACTGACGTGAACCAAAATTTTGCGTTCAGCTCCTGCTTAGAGTTTACACCAAGCATGGTCCAGATTCAAAAGTTGAGGACTTCGAATCAGTTCTTTATAGTGGGTGCACCGTGCAGGCTCTGGCAGCGTTTGACCATAGAAGCTTAGCATCTTAGTCATGTCCAAGACAAGCCACGGATATGTTTCCAGCAAAATCAGCACTTACGCTATCAACAAAGATACGAGGGGTGTATATACATGAGTTGAGCATAAGAATCTTTGAAATATGCACTTTAAATATCAGTTGCATGCATCTCATATTCAAACTAGAATCTCATTTTACTTCAACCTACTCTCCAAGTTATTCACAGTAAAGGTTTCTAATGAAATACGCATTTCATCATGTATGCATTCACATTAGAATCATATCTTGCTTTAATTTATAATGCCAATCATTTCTGAAAAGGGTACAGTAAAAATTATTCTCTTGCTGCATATGAGAACTGTTAAATGAATAGTACAGCAGCATCTCCTTTTTAGAATATGCTTGCCATCCGCAACGAACACTATGGCTCTGCCTCCCAAgttgtctctttcttttcctgTATGAGAGCACTAAGGCCCTTTTTAAGGCTCTAACTTTCTTACTAATAGTAATCACCCGCACTGTAAAAGTAATTACTCAAATAGAATGTATTCGACATGTCATTTTGAACCCAGCTAGGATAAACATCGAGGGACATAAAGGATGCGTTTGATACATTAGACAGTGACATATCTTAAAGCTTGAGCCACTGTAGAAGACATCTTGGAGGTGGTTACGGCTTGGAGATTATGAAAGAAAACCAGTCTATGATTAGAGAGGACATAACATCAAGCCCTGATGTTTAGTTTCGACCAAAAAATCTGAAAGTACTTATTCTCTTCGAATAAATTCTTAAGTCTATGGTTGCATTGATCAATCAAATTCCATGCTCAAGCAAACTGCAAAATCAAACATGTTGCCTCACATCAAACTGTAAAATAGGAAGCCTATGAATTCGAGACAAAATAAAGTTTACCACAGCAAGCAGACAGCCGAATGTAcagcaaattttaattttactaatCGAACTCATGACTTGTGAACAATCATACCAGTCATGCAATCTTTTCATTTGCAGATGCATGTTAcaagctatttatttatttatttatttgtcatttatGCATGACTGCCTATATAGACGTGATTAGTTTGGAGATATATAAATGTATCCAATAATCAACTTGCTAACAATATCCGTCCACCAAGTCCTATATATACATGATTGAAAGGCAATTTCGCACCTGTGTTTTCACCGATTCTTCAAGTGAGaggcaaagaaaagaaacaagcaaAATACTCGCTGACATTAGATTGAGAGATTCTAAAATACAACACTTGGTTTGATATTGATTTCAAAGAATCGATCCATCTTCATAATTGTCACTCGAAGTCATGATAACACCATCAGAAAAGAAGGTGGCATCTTCATAAAATTCATTCGACACTTCTGGAGCCCTGCCATGCGACCCTTCACTTACTTTTTGGAAAATCTGAAGGTGGCAATACTTTGGCTGAGCTCGATATTCTACTAGCCACCCATTCTCTATGGCCTAAAGACCATCTGGCTTTAAACTCTTCGCAGCAACTGTGATTCCAGACCCAGGTTTAATTTGCTGGTGACGTCCCATTCTCCCCTATCCATCCTTTAAGCACGTATCCGAGCCCGCCCTCT includes:
- the LOC118032583 gene encoding serine/threonine-protein kinase PBL34 isoform X2 — protein: MDSKCGCWAVLKRGVRGSCKSSASRDSANAIPRTSLVYDAATETRYLNASNRELCAHNEAQLSSDNPDPQDKKSPCQLLQFTFQELKSATGNFRPDSILGEGGFGYVFKGWIEENGTAPAKPGSGITVAVKSLKPDGLQGHREWVAEVDFLGQLHHPNLVKLIGYCIEDDQRLLVYEFMTRGSLENHLFRRTIPLPWSSRIKIALGAAKGLAFLHGGPEPVIYRDFKTSNILLDSEYNAKLSDFGLAKAGPQGDKTHVSTRVVGTYGYAAPEYVMTGHLTSKSDVYSFGVVLLEILTGRRSMDKKRPSGEQNLVAWARPYLADKRKMYQLVDPRLELNYSLKAVQKVSQLAYNCLSRDSKSRPTMDEIVKVLTPLQDLNDLAILSYHSRLSQQGKRKKKSEGAQQHTNVSSKSIRDSPLNTGKQRYR
- the LOC118032583 gene encoding serine/threonine-protein kinase PBL34 isoform X1, which encodes MDSKCGCWAVLKRGVRGSCKSSASRDSANAIPRTSLVYDAGTGKCKFYFSLQGYHATETRYLNASNRELCAHNEAQLSSDNPDPQDKKSPCQLLQFTFQELKSATGNFRPDSILGEGGFGYVFKGWIEENGTAPAKPGSGITVAVKSLKPDGLQGHREWVAEVDFLGQLHHPNLVKLIGYCIEDDQRLLVYEFMTRGSLENHLFRRTIPLPWSSRIKIALGAAKGLAFLHGGPEPVIYRDFKTSNILLDSEYNAKLSDFGLAKAGPQGDKTHVSTRVVGTYGYAAPEYVMTGHLTSKSDVYSFGVVLLEILTGRRSMDKKRPSGEQNLVAWARPYLADKRKMYQLVDPRLELNYSLKAVQKVSQLAYNCLSRDSKSRPTMDEIVKVLTPLQDLNDLAILSYHSRLSQQGKRKKKSEGAQQHTNVSSKSIRDSPLNTGKQRYR